A window from Malassezia japonica chromosome 1, complete sequence encodes these proteins:
- a CDS encoding uncharacterized protein (EggNog:ENOG503P10N; COG:S), with translation MRTSLALEVAPAHEGVVSIAYVQSECTAGALRALPDWVRTQAYQLLLGYLPLAKASWLATLRRRRSEYFRFLSDLAIDRFVPGERAPDKVLDQVYKDLFRASEADPDFYDCRAPWPKASVRHELLDRLETINRDFAYSAQRDRPPHGERFVDRQWHAMLRILYLYAMLNPSVGYVQGMHEILHVLLRAFFATRDTPLKDAPDDWAEVLAIGNTVEAEADAFWCFSLLIGELREVYDFGHGDATTLAAMRDLAEPLRAGARMPDNGMAHALHRFSAQLAAQDPTLATALRDTGLDPRLPYYSLRYLVCLYAAEFPWPAVLQIWDVLLAQGSLDAAPSPIEGPAPNEKIAFLVDVGCAMLMHVRGRLLDPPVQVPSPRRFAPRIPGGFDTPQSETPPDAFQQTLGVLQQYPEQDVAPILAAALTLNARRKAEQPLPRNADARRAPVGEPRRPQRNTSLQERLAATVQRSLNAPVRSATWAPESAPMRRGSSASERARPSLDRDAPHTPTKRLPPIDTDASPTTPLSSGRALFKRYTEALQDSNTAASVSKASTNLAAKALAWRAARDEPSSPTHAAPRSAPPTDAPLLPVPTVVDSPNDRDAYRSIARTRAGLASVHTPESAHRRRFDPLAPSPATSEDDSFTQSLSSPSHLSLPSMRAAAKMGLLTTPPTSDSSVVTPLATGDTPPGASNLSRRIPSGQRRSPRIVSGESRMRRSHNASPRTSDPVPAATMPMLGPVEPTPEGGHTAEHLDQLLAELKTNEWVKD, from the coding sequence ATGCGgacgtcgctcgcgctcgaagTCGCCCCAGCGCACGAGGGGGTCGTTTCGATCGCCTATGTGCAGAGCGAGTGCACGGCAGGTGCGCTCCGGGCACTTCCAGACTGGGTACGCACCCAGGCCTACCAGCTCCTCCTGGGCTACCTGCCGCTGGCCAAGGCGAGCtggctcgcgacgctccgccggcgccgcagcgagtACTTTCGCTTCCTGTCGGACCTGGCTATAGACAGATTTGTGCCCGGGGAACGTGCGCCGGACAaggtgctcgaccaggTGTACAAAGACCTCTTTCGGGCATCGGAAGCCGACCCCGACTTTTACGactgccgcgcgccgtggcccAAGGCATCGGTGCGGCatgagctgctcgaccggcTCGAGACGATCAACCGCGACTTTGCCTActctgcgcagcgcgatcGGCCGCCACACGGCGAGCGGTTCGTCGATCGACAGTGGCATGCGATGCTCCGCATTCTCTACCTCTATGCGATGCTCAATCCATCGGTGGGGTACGTACAGGGGATGCACGAGATTTTGCATGTCCTCCTGCGCGCATTCTTTGCGACGCGCGATACGCCCCTCAAGGATGCGCCGGACGACTGGGCCGAAGTGCTCGCGATCGGCAACAcggtcgaggcggaggCCGATGCGTTCTGGTGCTTCTCGCTGCTaatcggcgagctgcgcgaggtgtACGACTTTGGTCACGGCGATGCGACGACActcgcggcgatgcgcgacctcgccgagccgctccgcgccggcgcacgtaTGCCGGACAATGGCATGGCGCACGCACTGCACCGCTTctcggcgcagctcgccgcccAAGATCCTACGCTGGCCACGGCACTCCGCGACACGGGCCTCGACCCACGCCTGCCGTACTACTCGCTGCGCTACCTCGTGTGCCTCTACGCCGCCGAGTTTCCGTGGCCTGCCGTGCTCCAGATTTGGGACGTGCTCCTGGCCCAAggctcgctcgacgccgccccCAGCCCGATCGAGGGGCCGGCGCCGAACGAAAAGATTGCCTTCTTGGTGGACGTCGGCTGTGCCATGCTGATGCATGTGCGTGggcgcctcctcgaccCGCCTGTCCAAGTCCCATCGCCCCGCCgctttgcgccgcgcatcccCGGGGGATTCGACACGCCCCAGTCCGAGACGCCCCCGGACGCTTTCCAGCAGACactcggcgtgctgcagcaaTACCCCGAGCaggacgtcgcgccgatcCTTGCCGCCGCCTTGACGTTGAATGCACGCCGTAAGGCCGAAcagccgctgccgcgcaatgccgacgcacgccgcgcgccggtggGCGaaccgcggcggccgcagcgcaacacgtcgctgcaggagcgcctcgcggcgacggtccagcgctcgctcaatgcgccggtgcgctccgCGACGTGGGCCCCGGAAAGCGCGCCAATGCGCCGTGGATCGAGTGCAtcggagcgcgcgcgtccgtcgctggaccgcgacgcgccccaCACACCGACCAAGCGCTTGCCGCCCATCGACACGGACGCTTCGCCTACGACACCCCTCTCGTCTGGTCGCGCGCTCTTCAAAAGGtacaccgaggcgctgcaggacaGCAACACGGCCGCGTCCGTGTCCAAGGCGAGTACGAACCTCGCGGCCAAGGCACTGGcatggcgcgcggcccgcgacgagccttcgtcgccgacgcacgccgcgccgcggtccgcgccgccgaccgacgcgccgcttctCCCGGTCCCGACCGTGGTCGATTCGCCAAACGACCGCGACGCATACCGCTCCATCGCCCGCACCCGCGCGGGCCTCGCGTCGGTGCATACACCGGAAAgtgcgcatcgccggcGCTTCGATCCTTTGGCGCCATCGCCAGCAACGTCCGAAGACGACTCGTTCACCCAGTCCCTTTCAAGCCCTTCCCACCTCTCTTTGCCCAgcatgcgcgccgctgcaaaGATGGGCCTCTTGACGACACCCCCAACAAGCGACTCGTCGGTCGTCACGCCACTCGCTACAGgcgacacgccgccgggcgcctCGAACCTTTCGCGCCGCATCCCGTCgggccagcgccgcagcccgcgCATAGTCTCGGGCGAatcgcgcatgcgcaggTCGCACAACGCGAGCCCACGGACCAGCGACccggtgccggcggcgacgatgcCTATGCTCGGGCCGGTCGAGCCCACGCCAGAAGGGGGGCACAcggccgagcacctcgaccagctcctcgcAGAGCTCAAAACGAACGAATGGGTGAAGGATTAG
- a CDS encoding uncharacterized protein (TransMembrane:2 (i57-83o369-389i); EggNog:ENOG503NVEE; COG:D; COG:K; COG:T): MLSRWRGGKGKAQEPANEDDAENEQNNEGGDKKKAYMTQRPANTALRQQRLKAWHPILSHATVLPLLVGVGVLFAIMGAVMYWSVLNVDEFTLDYTECRHLQPNAPPADMPSDKFWYHMSKMNASAYAPPQWSMQPIEVPQGNPPAFRCMISFSVPNQMDGGVFLYYRLTNYYQNHRRYLKSMDYMQLMNKPRTPDQLGSGQCKPLGRDPNTGKGIYPCGLIANSVFNDTFGNPQLLDAQGQVVRNYTMSEKNIVWPEEWKHYEAPTYKAADIVPPPFWLGATGPFGFPNGYEEGHVFNPRENEHFMVWMRTAAFPTFRKLYKRNDDEPLTVGRYTLEIHDNYPVSMFDGTKSVVISSTAWIGGRNLEIGLSHIAVAALCFALALALAAKQLVKPRRPGDLSYLSWNNPQNTAR; this comes from the coding sequence ATGTTGTCCCGATGGCGCGGTGGAAAAGgcaaggcgcaggagccTGCCAACGAGGACGATGCGGAGAACGAACAGAACAATGAGGGAGGCGATAAGAAGAAGGCGTACATGACGCAGCGGCCCGCGAAtacggcgctgcggcagcaGCGTCTCAAGGCGTGGCACCCGATCCTGTCCCACGCGACGGTGTTGCCTCTGttggtcggcgtcggggTGTTGTTCGCGATCATGGGTGCAGTGATGTACTGGTCGGTGCTAAACGTGGACGAGTTCACGCTCGACTATACCGAGTGCCGTCACCTGCAGCcgaacgcgccgccggccgacaTGCCGAGCGACAAGTTTTGGTACCACATGTCCAAGATGAACGCGtcggcgtacgcgccgccgcagtGGAGCATGCAGCCGATCGAGGTGCCGCAGGGAAACCCCCCTGCGTTCCGCTGCATGATCTCCTTTAGCGTGCCGAACCAGATGGACGGCGGAGTCTTTTTGTACTACCGTCTGACGAACTACTACCAGAACCACCGCCGCTACCTCAAGAGCATGGACTATATGCAGCTCATGAACaagccgcgcacgcccgacCAGCTTGGCTCAGGGCAGTGCAagccgctcggccgcgatcCCAACACCGGCAAGGGCATCTACCCTTGCGGCCTGATTGCCAACAGCGTCTTTAACGATACCTTTGGCAACCCCCAGCTCCTCGATGCACAAGGCCAAGTCGTGCGCAACTACACGATGAGCGAGAAAAACATCGTGTGGCCGGAAGAGTGGAAGCACTacgaggcgccgacgtACAAGGCCGCCGACATTGTCCCGCCGCCGTTCTGGCTGGGAGCGACGGGGCCGTTTGGCTTCCCGAATGGGTACGAGGAAGGCCACGTGTTTAACCCGCGCGAAAACGAGCACTTTATGGTGTggatgcgcaccgcggccTTCCCCACGTTCCGCAAGCTGTACAAGCGcaacgacgacgagccacTGACCGTCGGCCGCTACACACTCGAGATCCACGACAACTACCCGGTGAGCATGTTTGACGGGACCAAGTCGGTGGTCATCAGCAGCACCGCGTGGATCGGTGGCCGCAACCTCGAGATTGGCCTGTCGCACATTGctgtcgcggcgctgtgcTTTGCCCTGGCATTGGCGCTTGCCGCGAAGCAGCTCGTCAAGCCACGGCGGCCGGGCGATTTGAGTTATCTGAGTTGGAATAACCCGCAAAATACTGCGCGGTAG
- a CDS encoding uncharacterized protein (COG:J; EggNog:ENOG503NUYB), with the protein MDHAIEQLTEGLAHLRCADAPCTETTTQDQTPLVHELHRLLDRGGGEVLLALVAGADAKVHDTIVSVEVPWEMHDVCIEHLENAARALDACATRQYATPHRHSVVLIRAAPRAVEDHIEVRVAIVGNVDAGKSTMLGVLTKGALDDGRGKARVDLFRHKHELDTGRTSSVGTEVMGFRADGRAVVELRDEENVRKVPWEVVCREAAKVVSFIDLAGHERYLKTTVFGMTSGLPDYVVLMVGANAGLIGMSKEHLGIALALGIPVCVVVTKVDMCPAHVLEATMKQISKVLQSPGCRKTPVVMDSMQAVTDAAAQLPVERICPVFQVSNVTGANLGLLRAFLNLLPSSQARYAPLQHAPAEMPITDVFSVPFVGTVVSGVLTAGVVNVGDTLLLGPDSLGQFFPTAVRSIQRKRVNVECASAGQSISFALKRVRRNQVRKGMMLLARTSVPPVVHQEFEAEVLCLYHSTTLSLGSCIVLHAASIRQTVKIVAIAKADTRTTHYVDESKPVVRMGDRARVRLRFMAAAEYITPGTKLIAREGKTRLVGVVRGVSEGMILRPTLPHDRLGAGGAGPATFAVPPATRLSGTA; encoded by the coding sequence ATGGACCATGCTATAGAGCAATTGACTGAGGGGCTCGCGCACCTACGATGTGCCGATGCCCCTTGTACGGAGACTACGACGCAAGACCAAACCCCTCTTGTACAcgagctgcaccgcctgctcgaccgcggcggtggcgaggtgctcctcgcgcttgtTGCCGGCGCCGATGCCAAGGTGCACGACACGATCGTTTCGGTCGAGGTGCCGTGGGAGATGCACGATGTCTGCATTGAGCACCTCGAGAatgctgcgcgtgcgctcgacgcgtgtGCCACGCGCCAGTACGCGACGCCCCACCGCCACTCGGTCGTGTTgatccgcgccgcgccccgcgcggTGGAGGACCACAtcgaggtgcgcgtcgcgattGTCGGCAATGTCGACGCCGGCAAGAGCACGATGCTTGGTGTGCTGACCAagggcgcgctcgacgacggccgcggcaaggcgcgcgtcgacctcTTTCGGCACAAGCACGAGCTGGACACGGGCCGCACGTCAAGCGTCGGCACCGAGGTGATGGGCTTCCgtgccgacggccgtgcggtggtcgagctgcgcgacgaggagaacGTGCGCAAGGTGCCGTGGGAGGTCGTCTGCCGCGAGGCTGCCAAGGTTGTGTCGTTTATCGATCTTGCGGGCCACGAGCGGTATTTGAAGACGACCGTCTTTGGCATGACGTCTGGCCTACCCGACTATGTCGTGCTGATGGTCGGCGCGAACGCGGGTCTGATTGGCATGAGCAaggagcacctcggcatcgcgctcgcgctcggcatcccCGTGTGCGTCGTGGTGACCAAGGTGGACATGTGCCCTGCGCatgtgctcgaggcgaccATGAAGCAGATCAGCAAGGTGCTGCAGTCGCCCGGCTGCCGCAAGACGCCGGTCGTGATGGACTCGATGCAGGCCGTGacggacgcggcggcgcagctgcccgtcgagcgcatctgCCCCGTGTTCCAGGTGAGCAACGTCACCGGTGCGAACCTCGGACTGCTGCGCGCCTTTTTGAACCTGCTGCCGTCGAGCCAGGCACGGTACGCGCCcctgcagcacgcgcctgccgagaTGCCCATCACCGACGTCTTTAGCGTGCCGTTCGTCGGCACTGTCGTCTCGGGCGTGCTCACAGCCGGCGTCGTGAACGTGGGCGacacgctgctgctcggcccCGACAGTCTTGGCCAGTTCTTCCcgacggccgtgcgctcgatccagcgcaagcgcgtgAATGTCGagtgcgccagcgccgggCAGTCGATCAGCTTTGCGCTgaagcgcgtgcggcgaaACCAGGTGCGCAAGGGCATgatgctcctcgcgcgcacctcggtCCCCCCGGTGGTGCACCAAGAGTTtgaggccgaggtgctgtGTCTGTACCACAGCACCACCCtgtcgctcggctcgtgcatcgtgctgcacgccgcgagcaTCCGCCAGACTGTCAAGATTGTCGCgatcgccaaggccgaTACGCGGACGACGCACTATGTCGACGAGAGCAAGCCGGTGGTGCGCATGGGAgaccgcgcgcgcgtccgccTGCGGTTcatggccgccgccgagtaCATCACGCCCGGCACCAAGCTCATTGCCCGCGAGGGCAAGAcgcggctcgtcggtgTGGTGCGTGGCGTGAGCGAGGGCATGATTCTGCGTCCGACGCTCCCCCAcgaccgcctcggtgcCGGGGGCGCGGGCCCTGCGACGTTTGCCGTGCCTCCAGCGACGCGGTTATCGGGAACAGCGTAG
- a CDS encoding protein-tyrosine-phosphatase (EggNog:ENOG503P2C9; COG:V), producing MSAPGGGGEALALQVAAQCTPPAFAHVCPHIFRCADPTAQSGSFAFLESLGLRSVVLLSIEYPSTALEQFCAKNHAELHHFGIERRWPTPNVIGLREAYGAPSKASSLFLSSHEINSFSVLESIVKDALQLLLDVRNHPVLVTDTAGIFETGTLLGCLRKMQGWNFLSILVEYRGFAGPLARSTNERFIEMFDTDLVTLPPVEFIPDWLLPPQQFFVDEQERSDSAGTSDSSRRDSLSQ from the exons AtgagcgcgccgggcggaGGAGGCGAAGCGTTGGCGCTGCAagtcgcggcgcagtgcACACCGCCGGCGTTTGCGCACGTATGTCCTCATATTTTTCGGTGTGCGGATCCTACGGCACAGAGCGGATCGTTTGCATTCCTCGAGTCGCTGGGGCTGCGCAGTGTCGTTTTGCTCTCGATCGAGTACCCCTccacggcgctcgagcagttcTGCGCCAAGAACCACGCGGAGCTGCACCACTTTGGCATTGAGCGGCGGTGGCCGACGCCGAACGTGATTgggctgcgcgaggcgtacggcgcgccgtcgaaAGCAAGCAGCCTTTTCCTGTCGTCGCACGAAATCAACTCGTTCAGCGTGCTCGAGTCGATCGTAaaggacgcgctgcagctgctgctcgatgTGCGGAACCACCCGGTGCTGGTGACGGATAC TGCGGGCATCTTCGAGACGGGCACGCTGCTTGGCTGCCTGCGCAAGATGCAGGGCTGGAACTTTTTGAGCATCCTCGTCGAA TACCGCGGCTTTGCCGGACCTCTTGCGCGAAGCACGAACGAGCGCTTCATCGAGATGTTTGATACGGACCTCGTGACGCTCCCCCCCGTCGAGTTCATTCCCGACTGGCTGCTCCCGCCCCAGCAATTCTttgtcgacgagcaggagcgcagcgaTTCGGCGG